One Nerophis ophidion isolate RoL-2023_Sa linkage group LG23, RoL_Noph_v1.0, whole genome shotgun sequence genomic window carries:
- the LOC133541851 gene encoding uncharacterized protein LOC133541851 isoform X1 — MSQNPIGKETVPRSKQEQNVKVRAKLGDECQRIASDILKGEQLLQRLQLVQQRQVAGIGETENILAEEKDLPVQVNDLTSEDVEEDTPLEAIKSVRTETSLIERIKNDGNGDKPKQLQCHNITIPDGGYSDDNPSVSWVRPDYHETITKPSSFRSTCHRLSVTETAMERKVHRDAQGKQNLQRAGGVLNLADDPDVLEIPFNTNILLEPFPSMVCPGQEDDWQLSQQKTPKEMSPKIQRELGMTGWGKISKVKGETHQLKETKLLFEDFQQDNTLGPARIRKPLSSSMKDPVYPSVLERTRSLEMFSVKSSPISRAHSFRIQNPAISEIEKHSENLSKSPTGGSRDRSRLSPYAKQDKNMHVHRSSESISTDASTPAVVSVSTVRKDKTRKESAAIKQNPFFKLRPALALQPDVEKDIKEAEAREDELRRQRSTLYGETRQSTGEGNKTLLASANIPGGKQPSRGKLERVWPPPSKTERLKSEQTQGARVHRAGSQKSGLWQRWESGGLNGQTAGKKNGP, encoded by the exons ATGTCTCAAAATCCTATAGGAAAAGAGACTGTACCTCGGTCAAAACAGGAACAGAATGTGAAAGTAAGGGCTAAGCTAGGGGATGAATGCCAAAGGATAGCTTCCGACATCCTTAAAGGGGAGCAACTGCTCCAACGTCTGCAACTGGTCCAACAACGCCAGGTGGCAGGGATAGGAGAAACGGAAAATATATTGGCTGAAGAGAAAGATTTGCCAGTACAAGTCAATGATCTGACAAGTGAAGATGTGGAAGAAGATACTCCATTAGAAGCCATCAAGTCTGTCAGGACAGAGACAAGTCTGATAGAGAGGATAAAAAATGACGGGAATGGAGATAAACCTAAACAGCTACAATGCCACAATATTACAATACCAGATGGAGGTTATTCCGATGATAACCCAAGCGTGAGTTGGGTACGTCCAGATTACCACGAAACAATTACTAAGCCATCTTCTTTTCGATCAACCTGTCACCGCCTCTCTGTTACTGAGACTGCTATGGAAAGGAAAGTCCACCGGGACGCCCAGGGAAAACAGAATCTTCAGAGAGCTGGTGGAGTTCTAAACTTGGCCGATGATCCAGATGTACTGGAAATCCCCTTCAATACCAACATCCTTCTTGAGCCATTTCCCTCCATGGTATGTCCAGGCCAAGAAGATGATTGGCAGCTCTCGCAGCAAAAAACGCCCAAGGAGATGAGTCCCAAAATTCAGCGAGAACTTGGGATGACTGGATGGGGAAAAATATCGAAAGTGAAAGGGGAGACACATCAATTAAAGGAGACCAAACTGCTGTTTGAAGATTTCCAACAGGATAACACACTAGGTCCAGCCAGGATAAGGAAACCACTTTCTTCATCGATGAAAGATCCGGTTTATCCCTCAGTGCTGGAGCGCACACGCAGCCTGGAGATGTTTTCAGTGAAAAGCAGCCCCATTTCCAGAGCTCACTCCTTCAGGATTCAGAATCCTGCAATCTCCGAGATAGAAAAACATTCTGAAAACCTTTCAAAGAGTCCAACTGGAGGTTCTCGAGACAGGTCACGTTTATCTCCATACGCCAAACAAGACAAAAATATGCACGTTCACAGGAGTTCCGAATCTATAAGTACTGATGCGTCCACACCAGCGGTGGTAAGTGTGAGCACAGTAAGAAAGGACAAGACAAGAAAGGAATCTGCCGCCATCAAACAAAATCCTTTCTTCAAGTTGCGTCCAGCACTGGCTCTTCAGCCAGATGTAGAGAAGGACATCAAAGAGGCGGAAGCCAGAGAGGACGAGCTGCGCAGACAAAGAAGCACTTTGTACGGAGAGACGCGACAAAGCACTGGAGAGGGCAACAAGACGCTACTCGCATCGGCCAACATACCAG GTGGTAAGCAACCGTCTCGAGGTAAACTGGAACGCGTTTGGCCACCCCCAAGCAAGACAGAGCGGCTGAAATCTGAACAAACTCAG
- the LOC133541851 gene encoding uncharacterized protein LOC133541851 isoform X2 yields MSQNPIGKETVPRSKQEQNVKVRAKLGDECQRIASDILKGEQLLQRLQLVQQRQVAGIGETENILAEEKDLPVQVNDLTSEDVEEDTPLEAIKSVRTETSLIERIKNDGNGDKPKQLQCHNITIPDGGYSDDNPSVSWVRPDYHETITKPSSFRSTCHRLSVTETAMERKVHRDAQGKQNLQRAGGVLNLADDPDVLEIPFNTNILLEPFPSMVCPGQEDDWQLSQQKTPKEMSPKIQRELGMTGWGKISKVKGETHQLKETKLLFEDFQQDNTLGPARIRKPLSSSMKDPVYPSVLERTRSLEMFSVKSSPISRAHSFRIQNPAISEIEKHSENLSKSPTGGSRDRSRLSPYAKQDKNMHVHRSSESISTDASTPAVLRPALALQPDVEKDIKEAEAREDELRRQRSTLYGETRQSTGEGNKTLLASANIPGGKQPSRGKLERVWPPPSKTERLKSEQTQGARVHRAGSQKSGLWQRWESGGLNGQTAGKKNGP; encoded by the exons ATGTCTCAAAATCCTATAGGAAAAGAGACTGTACCTCGGTCAAAACAGGAACAGAATGTGAAAGTAAGGGCTAAGCTAGGGGATGAATGCCAAAGGATAGCTTCCGACATCCTTAAAGGGGAGCAACTGCTCCAACGTCTGCAACTGGTCCAACAACGCCAGGTGGCAGGGATAGGAGAAACGGAAAATATATTGGCTGAAGAGAAAGATTTGCCAGTACAAGTCAATGATCTGACAAGTGAAGATGTGGAAGAAGATACTCCATTAGAAGCCATCAAGTCTGTCAGGACAGAGACAAGTCTGATAGAGAGGATAAAAAATGACGGGAATGGAGATAAACCTAAACAGCTACAATGCCACAATATTACAATACCAGATGGAGGTTATTCCGATGATAACCCAAGCGTGAGTTGGGTACGTCCAGATTACCACGAAACAATTACTAAGCCATCTTCTTTTCGATCAACCTGTCACCGCCTCTCTGTTACTGAGACTGCTATGGAAAGGAAAGTCCACCGGGACGCCCAGGGAAAACAGAATCTTCAGAGAGCTGGTGGAGTTCTAAACTTGGCCGATGATCCAGATGTACTGGAAATCCCCTTCAATACCAACATCCTTCTTGAGCCATTTCCCTCCATGGTATGTCCAGGCCAAGAAGATGATTGGCAGCTCTCGCAGCAAAAAACGCCCAAGGAGATGAGTCCCAAAATTCAGCGAGAACTTGGGATGACTGGATGGGGAAAAATATCGAAAGTGAAAGGGGAGACACATCAATTAAAGGAGACCAAACTGCTGTTTGAAGATTTCCAACAGGATAACACACTAGGTCCAGCCAGGATAAGGAAACCACTTTCTTCATCGATGAAAGATCCGGTTTATCCCTCAGTGCTGGAGCGCACACGCAGCCTGGAGATGTTTTCAGTGAAAAGCAGCCCCATTTCCAGAGCTCACTCCTTCAGGATTCAGAATCCTGCAATCTCCGAGATAGAAAAACATTCTGAAAACCTTTCAAAGAGTCCAACTGGAGGTTCTCGAGACAGGTCACGTTTATCTCCATACGCCAAACAAGACAAAAATATGCACGTTCACAGGAGTTCCGAATCTATAAGTACTGATGCGTCCACACCAGCGGTG TTGCGTCCAGCACTGGCTCTTCAGCCAGATGTAGAGAAGGACATCAAAGAGGCGGAAGCCAGAGAGGACGAGCTGCGCAGACAAAGAAGCACTTTGTACGGAGAGACGCGACAAAGCACTGGAGAGGGCAACAAGACGCTACTCGCATCGGCCAACATACCAG GTGGTAAGCAACCGTCTCGAGGTAAACTGGAACGCGTTTGGCCACCCCCAAGCAAGACAGAGCGGCTGAAATCTGAACAAACTCAG